The following proteins are encoded in a genomic region of Syntrophotaleaceae bacterium:
- a CDS encoding outer membrane lipoprotein carrier protein LolA, with product MKRCLPRAVLLVLLLPVFALAGGSPEPSLKEVVTALEAPFRPGGAIRDFRADFAQQSYLGALDRVEEGRGRVAVRFDRKGQEVTPRFRWEYALPTVQEIVSDGQTVWVYLPENNQVLISPLPADDQLKRDDPLAFLTGLGELSKRFQIRWADPARTEQGAFRLLLTPLQPSSFIEQLVLLVDPAVVHGRAGQAKYPLRGATIFGPTDSRTTILFENLRVNQGLKNSLFTFEPPEGVEVVRPEEGGLGF from the coding sequence ATGAAAAGATGTTTGCCACGTGCCGTTCTGCTGGTTCTGCTGCTGCCCGTTTTCGCCCTGGCGGGAGGAAGCCCCGAGCCCTCCCTGAAGGAGGTGGTGACGGCGCTTGAAGCCCCCTTCCGGCCGGGGGGCGCGATCAGGGATTTCCGGGCGGATTTCGCCCAGCAGTCCTACCTTGGAGCCCTGGACAGGGTGGAAGAGGGGAGAGGCCGGGTAGCGGTCCGCTTCGATCGCAAGGGGCAGGAGGTGACGCCCCGATTCCGCTGGGAATATGCCCTTCCCACTGTCCAGGAAATCGTGTCCGACGGCCAGACCGTCTGGGTCTATCTTCCGGAAAACAACCAGGTTCTGATATCACCTTTGCCGGCGGACGATCAGCTGAAGCGTGACGACCCCCTGGCATTCCTGACGGGACTGGGAGAATTGTCCAAGCGCTTTCAGATCCGGTGGGCCGACCCGGCCAGGACCGAACAGGGGGCTTTCCGCCTGCTGCTGACCCCCCTGCAGCCCTCCTCCTTCATTGAGCAACTGGTGCTGCTGGTCGATCCCGCCGTAGTACACGGCAGGGCCGGCCAGGCGAAATATCCCCTGCGGGGCGCAACAATTTTCGGACCTACCGACAGCCGGACCACCATCCTTTTTGAAAATCTCCGCGTCAACCAGGGCCTGAAGAACAGTCTCTTTACCTTCGAACCCCCGGAAGGGGTCGAAGTGGTGCGCCCGGAGGAGGGTGGACTGGGGTTTTAG
- the rimO gene encoding 30S ribosomal protein S12 methylthiotransferase RimO, translating to MNKRKVCMVSLGCAKNLVDAEVMLGYLPSERYEIVTDESQAEIIIVNTCAFISDAKEESVETILEVADQKKKGRCRMLVVAGCLSQRHPAELAEELPEVDIFMGPGEVPRIAELIEAREAAESSLVAVGRPDYLYDHNSPRVKSSPFYSSYVKIAEGCDNLCSYCVIPQLRGSLRSRSIASVEAEVRRLVANGVQEVNLIAQDLTAYGRDRTDVARLEDLLRTLVRIDGLRWLRLLYAYPDGISDELIELMATEDKICNYLDLPLQHVDDTILLRMNRRINQAGIRSLLERIRGRLPDITLRTSFIVGFPGETEQQFATLLGFVNEGHFDRVGVFRYSCEEGTPAAVMEDQVPERIKKSREQKLMKAQQRVSFRRNRSLVGRIVPVLVEGFSEETDLLLSGRSIRQAPDIDGQVYITAGQALVGTIVPLRITDSSDYDLIGEIVEDDASPAGG from the coding sequence GTGAACAAACGGAAAGTTTGCATGGTCAGCCTTGGCTGTGCCAAGAACCTGGTCGATGCCGAAGTGATGCTGGGCTACCTGCCCAGCGAACGCTACGAAATCGTTACCGACGAGTCCCAGGCCGAGATCATCATCGTCAACACCTGCGCCTTTATCAGTGATGCCAAGGAAGAATCGGTGGAAACCATCCTGGAGGTGGCGGATCAGAAGAAAAAGGGCCGCTGCCGGATGCTGGTGGTTGCCGGCTGCCTGTCCCAGCGCCATCCCGCTGAACTGGCCGAGGAACTGCCGGAGGTCGACATTTTCATGGGACCGGGCGAGGTGCCGCGCATCGCCGAACTGATTGAGGCCCGGGAAGCGGCGGAGAGTTCCCTGGTGGCGGTGGGGCGGCCCGATTATCTCTATGACCATAACTCCCCCCGGGTCAAATCCTCCCCGTTCTATTCGAGCTATGTGAAGATCGCCGAGGGGTGCGACAACCTCTGTTCCTACTGCGTGATTCCCCAGTTGCGGGGATCGCTCCGTTCCAGAAGCATCGCATCGGTTGAGGCCGAGGTGCGGCGGCTGGTGGCCAACGGTGTGCAGGAAGTGAATCTGATCGCCCAGGATCTGACCGCCTACGGTCGCGACCGCACAGACGTCGCCCGGCTGGAGGATCTGCTCCGGACGCTGGTCAGGATCGACGGCCTGCGCTGGTTGCGGCTGCTCTATGCCTATCCGGACGGCATTTCCGATGAACTGATCGAGCTGATGGCCACAGAGGACAAGATCTGCAACTACCTGGATCTGCCGCTGCAGCATGTCGACGATACGATTCTGCTCCGCATGAACCGTCGCATCAACCAGGCCGGAATCCGCTCGCTGCTGGAGCGGATCCGCGGCCGGCTGCCGGATATCACCCTGCGCACCTCCTTTATCGTCGGCTTCCCCGGCGAGACCGAACAGCAGTTCGCCACCCTGCTCGGATTTGTCAACGAAGGCCATTTCGACCGGGTCGGAGTGTTCCGCTATTCCTGTGAGGAAGGCACGCCGGCCGCAGTCATGGAGGACCAGGTGCCGGAACGGATCAAGAAGTCCCGCGAGCAGAAGTTGATGAAGGCCCAGCAGCGGGTGTCCTTCCGTCGCAATCGCTCCCTTGTCGGCCGCATTGTGCCGGTGCTGGTGGAAGGATTCAGCGAAGAAACCGACCTGCTTCTGAGCGGACGCAGCATTCGGCAGGCACCGGATATCGACGGACAGGTTTACATTACCGCGGGACAGGCTCTAGTGGGGACCATCGTGC
- a CDS encoding YajQ family cyclic di-GMP-binding protein: protein MPSFDIVSKVDLQEIDNAVNQALKEIAQRYDFKGTHNEINLEKDSLVLLGADDYKLDAVVDVLKGKLVRRNVSPKCLDFGKKEPASGGAVRQRVAIVQGISKEKGKDIVKLIKDSKLKVQAQIMEDQVRVSGKKIDDLQEVIQLLKGQDLGIELQFVNMRS from the coding sequence ATGCCGAGTTTCGATATCGTATCCAAGGTCGACCTGCAGGAGATCGACAACGCCGTCAACCAGGCCCTGAAGGAGATCGCCCAGCGGTACGACTTCAAGGGGACGCATAACGAGATCAACCTGGAGAAGGACAGCCTCGTGCTTTTGGGGGCGGACGACTACAAGCTCGACGCCGTGGTCGACGTGCTGAAGGGCAAGCTGGTGCGGCGCAACGTATCCCCCAAGTGCCTCGATTTCGGCAAGAAGGAGCCGGCTTCCGGCGGGGCGGTCCGGCAACGGGTCGCGATCGTTCAGGGGATCTCCAAGGAAAAGGGGAAGGACATCGTCAAGCTGATCAAGGACAGCAAGCTCAAGGTCCAGGCCCAGATCATGGAGGACCAGGTTCGGGTGTCGGGGAAGAAAATCGACGATCTGCAGGAGGTCATTCAGCTGCTCAAGGGGCAGGACCTGGGGATCGAGCTGCAGTTCGTGAATATGCGCTCCTGA